In Betaproteobacteria bacterium, the following proteins share a genomic window:
- a CDS encoding pyrrolo-quinoline quinone: MTFSSRIRRFTAAACALALAGLLGARHADAEIADLANVPLANSPSDAVLPNLMYILDDSGSMAWNYMPDQIYRNSNNVEFYNCKKCSTSSCSGPGGSSSSNGFQCGNDQSSASSTPSASGIPTYGEAPFYAPVFNKIWYNPNITYSPAIDSAGTSLGNASLTNASDDHYLGGGNTNVVSGFEEVVYCNTSSPSAGNLTDPTKCRKNGIHNVSPYLGGQPTYFLYWTSGGTNIGLPTTSFSNKIRITTSNAQYYNITPHEYCSDESLVSCALATAAGASPGGTNTIAAPLRWCKSATDATSTSAISGNSGSPAKPRCQKKFSTSTYMYPRYGRFTRVDIVASTATYPKGAGAVRTDCASATSCTYAEEIQNFANWWEYYRTRMALMKSATGRAFLAIDDRFKVGFITINPNGPVTSNKFQPILKYDAAQKSSWYTKLYAQATNGSTPNRTALHRVGRHYQGETGGINDGMIDGTAAKPDPLEYSCQQNFALLTTDGYWNDSFSSIGNVDNANSGYTTRAYGAYDGGLSGASSTLADVAAYYYKTDLRTSGTVSQNNVPTSERDQNPAQHMVTFTLGLGLEGLMDYQSDYETSSSGDFAKIKAGSSNACSWTTGTCNWPVPSASDPSTLDDLWHAAVNGRGKYFSAGDPNSLTLGLQEALAALNIQTAAAAASATSSPNITETDNFIYSSTFRTVKWDGEIVARRINTTTGSVLPAVVWSAQALLDGRTTANSDSRVILTYDESAGGKRKLFTYSNLTAAPVGARAAERTYFDNKCAPAFSQCALLTASQKVVSNDGAKLVSYLRGQRENELYTSPETNPPFRAREHVLGDPVNATPAFMSSPKLQFGDAVTPTYDSFRTTWASRQATLFLAANDGMLHALNGDSGQEMWAYVPRIIMPKLHKLANQNWSVVHEYSVDGSPTTMDAYFGGNWHTVLVAGLSGGGRGYYALDVTDPTSPTVLWEICSDNTVCSIVDQDIGFTHGNVVITKLASDPAATARWVAIFSSGLNNVVPGTGRGYLYVVDLATGTILKKVDTGAGDTTTPSGFNHLSGYADNFSENNTAKYVYGGDLLGNVWKYDMQTATPTRTLLATLKDGGGKPQSITTRPELAVINGFPIVYVGTGRYLGTDDLVDPATLTPPNQWAYQQSLYAIKDQGTAYGNFRNGNVVENIISVSGPVSRTTTNNAVDWAVNDGWFVDFNPGNDSPGERVNLDPQLVQGNLLVVTNVPNNSACTVGGDSFIYQFNYKNGTYLQTAALNEAGHKFVGQITVGLVVVRLPSGLFKGIATGATGAMTPFDVFGGGAAGSARRISWRELMQR, from the coding sequence ATGACATTCTCTTCCCGCATCAGACGCTTCACGGCCGCGGCCTGCGCGCTTGCCCTGGCCGGTCTTCTCGGCGCCCGGCACGCGGACGCGGAGATTGCCGACCTGGCCAATGTGCCGCTCGCGAACTCGCCCTCCGACGCGGTGCTGCCGAACCTCATGTACATCCTGGACGACTCGGGCTCGATGGCGTGGAACTACATGCCCGACCAGATCTACCGGAACAGCAACAACGTCGAGTTCTACAACTGCAAGAAATGCTCGACGAGTTCGTGCTCGGGCCCCGGTGGCTCGTCGTCGTCGAACGGCTTCCAGTGCGGCAACGACCAGAGCAGCGCGAGCTCGACGCCCAGTGCGAGCGGCATCCCGACCTACGGCGAGGCGCCCTTCTACGCTCCGGTCTTCAACAAGATCTGGTACAACCCGAACATCACATACTCCCCGGCCATCGACTCCGCGGGAACCAGCCTGGGCAACGCGAGCCTCACCAACGCGAGCGACGACCACTACCTGGGCGGCGGCAACACCAACGTCGTGAGCGGTTTCGAGGAAGTCGTCTACTGCAACACCTCGAGCCCCTCGGCGGGCAACCTCACGGACCCCACGAAGTGCCGCAAGAACGGCATCCACAACGTCTCGCCCTACCTCGGCGGGCAGCCCACGTACTTCCTCTACTGGACGAGCGGCGGCACCAACATCGGCCTTCCGACGACGTCGTTCTCCAACAAGATCCGGATCACCACGTCGAACGCCCAGTACTACAACATCACGCCGCACGAGTACTGCAGTGACGAGAGCCTCGTGAGCTGCGCGCTTGCCACCGCGGCAGGGGCTTCGCCCGGCGGGACGAACACGATCGCCGCGCCGCTGCGCTGGTGCAAGTCCGCGACCGATGCCACCTCGACCAGCGCCATTTCGGGCAATTCGGGCTCGCCGGCGAAGCCGCGGTGCCAGAAGAAATTCAGCACGAGCACTTACATGTATCCGCGCTACGGGCGCTTCACGCGCGTGGACATCGTCGCCTCCACTGCCACCTATCCCAAGGGCGCCGGGGCCGTGCGGACGGACTGCGCGTCGGCGACGAGCTGCACGTACGCGGAAGAGATCCAGAATTTTGCCAATTGGTGGGAGTACTACCGCACCCGCATGGCGCTCATGAAGTCGGCCACGGGCCGCGCCTTCCTGGCGATCGACGACCGCTTCAAGGTGGGGTTCATCACCATCAACCCCAACGGCCCGGTGACGTCGAACAAGTTCCAGCCGATCCTCAAGTACGACGCCGCGCAGAAGAGCTCGTGGTACACCAAGCTCTACGCCCAGGCCACCAACGGGAGCACGCCGAACCGCACCGCGCTGCACCGCGTGGGACGCCACTACCAGGGGGAAACGGGCGGCATCAACGACGGCATGATCGACGGCACGGCAGCGAAGCCGGACCCGTTGGAGTACTCGTGCCAGCAGAACTTCGCCCTGCTCACGACCGACGGCTACTGGAACGACAGCTTCTCGTCGATCGGCAACGTGGACAACGCCAACAGCGGCTACACGACACGCGCCTATGGGGCGTACGACGGCGGCCTTTCGGGCGCCTCCAGCACGCTGGCGGACGTGGCTGCGTACTACTACAAGACGGACCTGCGAACCTCCGGCACCGTCTCGCAGAACAACGTGCCCACCTCCGAGCGCGACCAGAACCCTGCGCAACACATGGTCACCTTCACGCTCGGCCTGGGCCTCGAGGGTTTGATGGACTACCAGTCCGACTACGAGACGTCCTCCTCCGGGGACTTCGCGAAGATCAAGGCGGGAAGCTCGAACGCCTGTTCCTGGACGACGGGAACCTGCAACTGGCCGGTGCCCTCCGCCAGTGACCCGAGCACGCTGGACGACCTCTGGCATGCGGCGGTGAACGGGCGCGGCAAGTACTTCAGCGCGGGCGATCCGAACTCGCTCACCCTCGGCCTGCAGGAGGCGCTCGCCGCGCTCAATATCCAGACGGCGGCGGCGGCGGCTTCGGCGACGTCGAGCCCGAACATCACGGAAACGGACAACTTCATCTACAGCTCGACCTTCCGCACGGTCAAGTGGGACGGTGAGATCGTCGCGCGGCGGATCAACACGACTACCGGCTCAGTGCTTCCGGCGGTCGTCTGGTCCGCGCAGGCGCTCCTCGACGGGCGCACCACGGCCAACAGCGATTCGCGTGTCATCCTCACCTACGACGAATCGGCCGGTGGCAAGCGCAAGCTCTTCACCTATTCCAACCTGACCGCGGCGCCCGTGGGCGCGCGTGCGGCCGAGCGCACCTACTTCGACAACAAGTGTGCCCCGGCCTTCTCGCAGTGCGCGCTCCTTACCGCCTCGCAGAAGGTCGTGTCCAACGACGGCGCCAAGCTGGTCAGCTACCTGCGCGGCCAGCGCGAGAACGAGCTCTACACCAGCCCGGAGACGAATCCGCCGTTCAGGGCGCGCGAGCACGTGCTGGGCGATCCCGTGAACGCCACCCCGGCTTTCATGTCCTCGCCCAAGCTCCAGTTCGGCGATGCGGTGACCCCCACTTACGATTCGTTCCGCACCACCTGGGCGTCGCGGCAAGCCACCCTCTTCCTCGCCGCGAACGACGGGATGCTGCATGCCCTGAACGGAGACAGCGGCCAGGAAATGTGGGCCTATGTCCCGCGGATCATCATGCCCAAGCTGCACAAGCTCGCGAACCAGAACTGGTCCGTGGTCCACGAATACTCGGTGGACGGCTCGCCGACCACCATGGATGCCTACTTCGGCGGCAACTGGCACACCGTGCTGGTCGCCGGGCTGAGCGGCGGCGGGCGCGGCTACTACGCCCTGGACGTGACCGACCCGACGAGCCCGACGGTTCTGTGGGAAATCTGCTCGGACAACACCGTCTGCTCGATCGTGGACCAGGACATCGGCTTCACGCACGGCAACGTCGTCATCACCAAGCTGGCGAGCGACCCCGCCGCGACCGCGAGATGGGTGGCGATCTTCTCCTCCGGCCTCAACAACGTGGTGCCCGGCACGGGGCGCGGGTACCTCTACGTGGTCGACCTGGCGACGGGCACCATCCTGAAGAAGGTCGACACCGGCGCGGGCGACACCACGACGCCTTCCGGGTTCAACCACCTCAGCGGATACGCGGACAACTTCTCCGAAAACAACACGGCCAAGTACGTTTACGGCGGCGACCTGCTGGGCAACGTCTGGAAGTACGACATGCAGACCGCGACGCCGACCCGCACCCTGCTTGCCACGCTCAAGGACGGCGGGGGCAAGCCGCAATCCATCACCACGCGGCCGGAACTCGCGGTGATCAACGGGTTCCCGATCGTGTACGTGGGAACGGGCCGTTACCTCGGAACCGACGACCTGGTCGATCCGGCAACGCTCACGCCGCCGAACCAGTGGGCCTATCAGCAGTCCCTGTACGCCATCAAGGACCAGGGGACGGCCTACGGAAACTTCCGCAACGGCAACGTGGTGGAGAACATCATCTCGGTGTCGGGCCCCGTGTCGCGCACGACCACGAACAATGCGGTGGACTGGGCGGTGAATGACGGCTGGTTCGTGGACTTCAATCCGGGCAACGATTCGCCCGGCGAGCGCGTGAACCTCGACCCGCAACTGGTCCAGGGCAACCTGCTGGTGGTGACGAACGTGCCGAACAACAGCGCGTGCACGGTCGGCGGCGACAGCTTCATCTACCAGTTCAACTACAAGAACGGCACGTACCTGCAGACCGCCGCGCTCAACGAGGCGGGACACAAGTTCGTGGGCCAGATCACGGTCGGACTCGTGGTGGTCCGGCTTCCCAGCGGCCTGTTCAAGGGCATCGCGACGGGCGCAACAGGAGCCATGACCCCCTTTGACGTCTTCGGCGGCGGCGCCGCCGGCAGCGCGCGCCGGATTTCGTGGCGCGAACTCATGCAGAGGTGA
- a CDS encoding prepilin-type N-terminal cleavage/methylation domain-containing protein, protein MKNASGFTLIEIMIVVAIVGILAAIAVPMYTDHITRAQLVEGHTGLSDLRVRMEQFYQDNRTYDGGGLGNCGAANPANRTNFTYVCLSAGQTYLATANGTAGRVVGFSFTVNETNTRQTTATAAGWEPAVMPSPCWVTRKGSC, encoded by the coding sequence ATGAAGAACGCATCCGGCTTCACCCTGATCGAGATCATGATCGTCGTGGCGATCGTCGGCATCCTGGCGGCCATCGCCGTGCCGATGTACACCGACCACATCACCCGTGCCCAGCTCGTGGAGGGCCACACCGGCCTTTCGGACCTGCGGGTGCGCATGGAGCAGTTCTACCAGGACAACCGCACCTACGATGGTGGCGGGCTGGGCAACTGCGGCGCCGCCAACCCCGCGAACCGCACCAACTTCACGTACGTCTGCCTCTCCGCCGGCCAGACCTACCTGGCGACCGCGAACGGCACCGCGGGCCGTGTGGTGGGCTTCTCCTTCACCGTGAACGAAACCAACACCCGGCAAACGACCGCGACCGCCGCCGGCTGGGAACCCGCGGTCATGCCCTCTCCCTGCTGGGTCACGAGGAAAGGCTCCTGCTGA
- the ileS gene encoding isoleucine--tRNA ligase, which yields MANAAETDYKQSLNLPDTPFPMRGDLARREQEWVKAWQEKALYRRIREACRGRPLFVLHDGPPYANGDIHIGHAVNKVLKDIIVKSKTLAGFDAPYTPGWDCHGLPIEHQIEKKHGRHLEGNKARELCRAYAAEQIERQKADFRRLGVLGDWEHPYKTMDFATEADEIRALSRIWQKGLLYRGLKPVNWCIDCASALAEAEVEYEDKTSAAIDVAFLAADPGAVARAFGLATAPDRAFAVIWTTTPWTLPGNQAIAAHPGHEYELVATERGALILAAELREACLKRYGLEAGEVLGHAAGDALAGLAFLHPFEPREVPLILGEHVTLEAGTGLVHTAPAHGAEDFIAGVAFGLPLDQPVDDRGRFKPSVPHFAGLGVREAEKPILDLLASNGALFRNEPFRHSYPHCWRHKTPIIFRATTQWFVGMDKPGEDGLTLRETAKQAIANTTFYPAWGRSRIEAMIANRPDWTLSRQRNWGVPLPFFLDRETDELHPETERLLEEAAARVAKGGIEAWFAATCEDFGIDPAKYRKITDTVDVWFDSGTTHFSVLRGLKGQKWPADLYLEGSDQHRGWFQSSLLTSCAMHGRAPYDSLLTHGFVVDGQGRKMSKSLGNVIAPQKVSDTLGAEIIRLWVASADYSGELYISDEILKRVVEGYRRIRNTLRFLLANTADFDAGKDLLPPERWPEIDRFALAMTREMAEAATADYARFEFHVVTQRIQTFCSEDLGGFYLDILKDRLYTCGRDSRARRAAQSALHHITQILLRLMAPILSFTAEEAWTVLHPGREESLFFHTWDGVLPQQEGEAALLVKWKRLREIRALVQKQLEELRQSGSIGSSLQAEVEIAAPEGDRTLLESLGDDLRFVLITSTATVETGESLAVRVSASTQAKCERCWHYREDTGSDPRHPGICGRCVSNIEGPGEERRHA from the coding sequence ATGGCAAACGCTGCGGAGACCGACTACAAGCAATCCCTCAACCTGCCCGACACCCCTTTCCCGATGCGCGGCGACCTCGCCCGGCGCGAACAGGAGTGGGTGAAGGCGTGGCAGGAGAAGGCCCTTTACCGCCGCATCCGCGAGGCCTGCCGGGGACGCCCCCTGTTCGTGCTTCACGATGGCCCGCCGTATGCAAACGGCGACATCCACATCGGCCACGCGGTGAACAAGGTCCTCAAGGACATCATCGTGAAGTCGAAGACCCTGGCCGGCTTCGATGCCCCCTACACGCCCGGATGGGACTGCCACGGCCTTCCCATCGAGCACCAGATCGAGAAGAAGCACGGCCGCCACCTGGAGGGCAACAAGGCCCGCGAGCTGTGCCGCGCCTACGCCGCCGAGCAGATCGAGCGCCAGAAGGCGGACTTCCGCCGGCTGGGCGTGCTGGGCGACTGGGAGCACCCTTACAAGACCATGGATTTCGCCACGGAAGCGGACGAGATCCGGGCGCTCTCCCGCATCTGGCAGAAGGGCCTGCTCTATCGCGGCCTCAAGCCCGTCAATTGGTGCATCGACTGCGCGTCGGCGCTCGCGGAGGCCGAGGTCGAGTATGAGGACAAGACTTCCGCCGCCATCGACGTCGCCTTCCTGGCAGCCGACCCGGGAGCGGTGGCGCGCGCGTTCGGCCTCGCAACAGCACCCGACCGGGCATTCGCCGTCATCTGGACGACCACCCCGTGGACGCTGCCGGGCAACCAGGCCATCGCCGCGCACCCCGGCCACGAATACGAGCTGGTCGCCACCGAGCGCGGCGCGCTGATCCTTGCGGCCGAGCTTCGCGAGGCGTGCCTGAAGCGCTATGGCCTCGAGGCCGGGGAAGTCCTGGGCCACGCAGCGGGCGACGCGCTTGCCGGCCTCGCCTTCCTCCACCCGTTCGAGCCGCGCGAGGTGCCGCTCATCCTGGGCGAGCACGTGACGCTCGAGGCGGGCACCGGCCTCGTGCACACCGCCCCTGCGCACGGCGCCGAGGACTTCATCGCCGGCGTGGCATTCGGCCTGCCGCTCGACCAGCCGGTGGACGACCGCGGCCGCTTCAAGCCTTCCGTGCCGCACTTCGCCGGGCTCGGCGTGCGCGAGGCGGAGAAGCCGATCCTCGATCTGCTGGCGTCCAACGGCGCCCTTTTCAGGAACGAGCCCTTCCGCCACAGCTATCCCCATTGCTGGCGTCACAAGACACCGATCATCTTCCGGGCGACGACGCAGTGGTTCGTCGGCATGGACAAGCCGGGGGAGGATGGCCTCACCCTGCGCGAGACGGCGAAGCAGGCCATCGCGAACACGACCTTCTACCCGGCCTGGGGGCGCTCGCGCATCGAGGCGATGATTGCGAACCGCCCCGACTGGACGCTTTCGCGCCAGCGCAACTGGGGCGTGCCCCTGCCCTTCTTCCTCGACCGCGAAACCGACGAGCTTCACCCCGAGACCGAACGGCTGCTCGAGGAGGCCGCCGCGCGCGTCGCGAAGGGCGGCATCGAGGCGTGGTTCGCGGCCACTTGCGAGGATTTCGGCATCGATCCCGCGAAGTACCGCAAGATCACCGACACCGTGGACGTCTGGTTCGATTCCGGCACGACGCACTTCTCGGTGCTGCGCGGCCTCAAGGGGCAGAAGTGGCCCGCCGACCTCTACCTCGAGGGCTCCGATCAGCACCGCGGCTGGTTCCAGTCGAGCCTGCTCACCAGCTGCGCCATGCACGGACGCGCCCCCTACGACTCGCTCCTCACCCATGGCTTCGTCGTCGATGGCCAGGGCCGCAAGATGTCGAAGTCGCTCGGCAACGTGATCGCCCCGCAGAAAGTGTCCGACACGCTGGGCGCGGAGATCATCAGGCTGTGGGTGGCTTCGGCCGATTACTCCGGGGAGCTCTACATCTCGGACGAGATCCTCAAGCGCGTGGTCGAGGGTTACCGGCGCATCCGCAACACGCTGAGGTTCCTGCTCGCGAACACCGCCGACTTCGATGCGGGCAAGGACCTGCTGCCGCCGGAGCGCTGGCCCGAGATCGACCGGTTCGCCCTTGCGATGACGCGGGAGATGGCCGAGGCCGCCACCGCCGACTATGCGCGATTCGAATTCCACGTCGTGACGCAGCGCATCCAGACGTTCTGCTCGGAGGATCTCGGCGGCTTCTACCTCGACATCCTCAAGGACAGGCTCTACACCTGCGGCCGCGATTCCCGGGCGCGGCGCGCGGCGCAATCGGCGCTGCACCACATCACGCAGATCCTCCTTCGCCTCATGGCGCCGATCCTCTCGTTCACCGCCGAGGAAGCGTGGACAGTCCTGCATCCGGGGCGTGAAGAGAGCCTCTTCTTCCACACCTGGGACGGCGTGCTGCCGCAACAGGAGGGAGAAGCGGCGCTGCTGGTGAAGTGGAAAAGGCTGCGCGAGATCCGCGCGCTCGTGCAGAAGCAGCTCGAGGAGCTGCGCCAGTCGGGCAGCATCGGCTCGTCGCTGCAGGCCGAGGTCGAGATCGCCGCGCCGGAGGGCGACCGCACGCTGCTCGAGAGCCTCGGCGACGACCTGCGCTTCGTCCTCATCACCTCCACCGCTACGGTCGAGACCGGGGAATCGCTGGCGGTTCGCGTGTCCGCCAGCACGCAGGCGAAGTGCGAGCGGTGCTGGCATTACCGGGAGGACACCGGCTCGGACCCGCGACATCCCGGCATCTGCGGCCGGTGCGTATCGAACATCGAAGGGCCCGGCGAGGAACGGCGGCATGCCTGA
- a CDS encoding GspH/FimT family pseudopilin → MSRAAQSGITLVEILVAVAIIGIVMALGMPAYGTWIQNVQIRTASDAILNGLQVAKNEAIRRNASVQFKLDAGTTTQWRVNLSRDPDGTPIQSRVAEEGSPNATVALTPGDADTVTFSALGRVAPNGDASTSLAQVDIDNPMISVVADRRSLRIVIPTGGAIRLCDPKVAATDPRSC, encoded by the coding sequence ATGAGCCGCGCCGCCCAGTCGGGCATCACCCTCGTCGAGATCCTGGTCGCCGTTGCGATCATCGGGATCGTGATGGCGCTGGGCATGCCGGCCTACGGGACCTGGATCCAGAACGTCCAGATCCGCACGGCGTCCGACGCGATCCTGAACGGCCTGCAGGTGGCGAAGAACGAAGCCATCCGCCGCAACGCGAGCGTGCAGTTCAAGCTGGACGCCGGCACCACGACCCAATGGCGGGTCAACCTCTCGCGCGACCCGGACGGCACCCCGATCCAGAGCCGCGTCGCCGAGGAAGGTTCGCCCAACGCGACTGTTGCCCTCACGCCAGGCGACGCTGATACGGTCACCTTCAGCGCGCTCGGCCGCGTGGCTCCCAACGGCGATGCGTCGACGAGCCTTGCCCAGGTTGACATCGACAACCCGATGATCTCCGTCGTCGCCGACCGCCGCAGCCTCCGAATCGTCATCCCCACGGGGGGCGCCATCCGCCTGTGCGACCCGAAGGTTGCCGCAACCGATCCGCGCTCCTGCTAG
- a CDS encoding PilW family protein, translated as MRKHFPRGSRGFTLVEMMVGVLIGLIGTVVIFQVFAVSEAQKRTTMGAGDAQQNGVFSLFQLERDARMAGFGINHMTLMGCQVNGWNTQTGQPIAFPLLPITITNGAGGAPDSVTIAYGDADLFSAPDMLRFPMTGTADYYRVRYFYGYRPGDTLVAAESGKPCTLAQVSSTGGSDVNHVSGSFTNLQGQIEATRFNRPGGLPAPNNMIYTAYKDATQTGGRLFNLGPRPVVMRYSLVAGQLSATDLLSPGDATATVAIADGIVQMQAQYGFDANGDGRLGAGVPSVGTINVIPATGDQWGDAMPAGAVAADWAKVIAVRLVVVARSITPERPDPGTGLCNTTTVLPKWVAPAPPAGIDLDVTAAFADANEWRCYRYRTFEVVVPLRNMVWFAQPT; from the coding sequence ATGAGAAAACACTTTCCCCGCGGTTCCCGCGGCTTCACGCTCGTCGAGATGATGGTCGGCGTGCTGATCGGCCTGATCGGCACGGTCGTCATCTTCCAGGTCTTTGCGGTATCGGAAGCACAGAAGCGAACGACGATGGGTGCGGGCGACGCCCAGCAGAACGGCGTCTTCTCCCTCTTCCAGCTCGAGCGCGACGCGCGCATGGCGGGCTTCGGCATCAACCACATGACGCTGATGGGCTGCCAGGTCAACGGCTGGAACACGCAGACCGGGCAGCCCATCGCCTTCCCGCTGCTCCCGATCACCATCACCAACGGCGCCGGCGGCGCGCCCGACAGCGTCACGATCGCCTACGGTGACGCGGACCTCTTCTCGGCGCCGGACATGCTCCGATTCCCCATGACGGGAACCGCCGATTACTACCGGGTCAGGTACTTCTACGGGTACCGGCCGGGCGATACGCTGGTCGCGGCCGAGAGCGGCAAGCCCTGCACGCTGGCGCAGGTCTCGTCGACCGGCGGCTCCGACGTCAATCACGTGAGCGGCTCCTTCACCAACCTGCAAGGCCAGATCGAGGCGACGCGGTTCAACCGCCCGGGCGGCCTGCCGGCGCCCAACAACATGATTTACACGGCCTACAAGGACGCGACCCAGACCGGCGGCCGGCTCTTCAACCTGGGGCCGCGGCCGGTGGTGATGCGCTATTCCCTGGTGGCCGGACAGCTCTCCGCGACCGACCTGCTGTCACCGGGCGACGCGACGGCCACGGTGGCCATCGCCGACGGCATCGTGCAGATGCAGGCCCAATACGGCTTCGATGCGAACGGCGACGGGCGCCTCGGGGCCGGCGTGCCCAGCGTGGGGACCATCAACGTGATTCCCGCGACCGGCGACCAATGGGGCGACGCGATGCCCGCCGGGGCGGTGGCCGCCGACTGGGCCAAGGTCATCGCGGTGAGACTCGTGGTTGTCGCCCGCAGCATCACGCCCGAGCGCCCCGATCCCGGCACGGGCCTCTGCAACACGACGACGGTCCTCCCGAAGTGGGTGGCTCCCGCGCCTCCCGCCGGGATCGACCTCGACGTGACGGCTGCGTTCGCTGACGCCAACGAATGGCGCTGCTATCGCTATCGCACGTTCGAAGTGGTCGTTCCCCTGCGCAACATGGTCTGGTTCGCGCAGCCGACCTGA
- a CDS encoding lipoprotein signal peptidase, producing MPDRGRAPWPRWLILSAAVALLDLATKAWVSAAFTAGEVHGVTPFLNLVLWHNTGAAFSFLAGAGGWQRWFFVVVTLAVSAALLAMLRKSGGNRVLAGGLALVLGGAAGNLWDRLTLGHVVDFIQLHAAGYYWPAFNVADSAITVGVALILWDGLRDILAARPESR from the coding sequence ATGCCTGATCGCGGAAGAGCACCGTGGCCTCGATGGTTGATCCTCTCGGCCGCTGTCGCCCTGCTCGACCTTGCCACCAAGGCCTGGGTGAGCGCCGCCTTCACGGCCGGCGAAGTGCATGGGGTCACTCCCTTCCTGAACCTCGTGCTCTGGCACAACACCGGCGCGGCCTTCAGCTTCCTGGCGGGGGCCGGCGGCTGGCAACGCTGGTTCTTCGTCGTCGTGACGCTCGCCGTTTCCGCGGCCCTCCTGGCGATGCTCCGGAAAAGTGGCGGCAACCGGGTGCTGGCCGGCGGACTCGCTCTCGTGCTGGGGGGCGCCGCCGGAAACCTCTGGGATCGCCTCACCCTCGGTCACGTGGTGGACTTCATCCAGCTGCACGCGGCGGGATACTATTGGCCTGCCTTCAACGTCGCCGACTCGGCGATCACGGTGGGCGTGGCGCTCATCCTCTGGGACGGATTGCGCGACATCCTCGCCGCCCGCCCCGAGAGCCGCTAG
- a CDS encoding glycoside hydrolase family 19 protein, with protein sequence MITLASLLAVMPRAGSRAAAFLAPLSRAMARYEIADSEARIAAFLAQGAHESAELTQLEENLNYSASGLVRTWPRRFSLELALACERQPERIANVVYANRLGNGDEASGDGWRFRGRGIFQLTGRENYADASLAICGDASVLVESPQLVAEPEYACETAGWYWQARGLNELADAGEFTAITRRINGGTLGIEERTAYWKRAIGALA encoded by the coding sequence ATGATCACCCTCGCGTCGCTCCTCGCGGTCATGCCGCGCGCGGGGTCGCGAGCCGCTGCCTTCCTCGCCCCCCTCTCGCGGGCGATGGCGCGCTACGAGATCGCGGACTCCGAGGCCCGCATTGCCGCATTCCTGGCACAGGGCGCCCACGAGAGCGCGGAGCTGACGCAGCTCGAGGAGAACCTGAATTACTCCGCGAGCGGCCTCGTGCGCACCTGGCCGCGTCGGTTCTCGCTGGAGCTGGCGCTCGCCTGCGAACGTCAGCCGGAGAGGATCGCGAACGTGGTCTACGCGAACCGGCTGGGCAACGGCGACGAGGCCTCGGGCGACGGCTGGCGGTTCCGGGGCCGTGGCATCTTCCAGCTCACCGGCCGCGAGAATTACGCGGACGCCTCCCTGGCGATCTGCGGTGACGCCTCGGTCCTCGTCGAGTCGCCGCAACTCGTGGCCGAGCCCGAGTACGCCTGTGAGACGGCTGGCTGGTATTGGCAGGCGCGCGGGCTCAACGAACTGGCCGACGCCGGCGAGTTCACCGCCATCACCAGGCGCATCAACGGCGGCACCCTCGGGATCGAGGAGCGCACCGCCTACTGGAAACGCGCCATCGGGGCGCTCGCATGA